TAACACCCCATGCTTTACCGATGTTGTACATAACCACACTGGAGGCAGAACCGACTTCTTCTTCTAATCCTTCTATTAAACCAACGATAAAATCTTCGGTTACAAGAACGTTTCTGGACTCATTCCAATCGGTAATATCCCCCCTGTTGGTATCGAAATGAAAAAAGTCTTCCAAAGTGTAGTGATCGTGTTTTTTGGGATATTTACTCTTCCAGAGATTTTTGCTAATTTTCTCAACGATGCGATCGCTTTTTGTTGGTGTGAATGTCATGGGCTTTTATTTCCTCTAAAATAAAATTTAATTAAGAGATTATTAATTAACTTCTAAAAGTGAAAGACTTAATTTGTCAAAATCCTAATCCTTTTCTTATTATGTTATTAGTAATTTTGATTTTTTGCTCACTTTTTTTAACAATCTTTTGATTTCTTAAATATTATTCATAATTGAATAAATAAAGATAAAATAAGCTGATTATATTTTTGAAAATGATCAACCTTTAAATAAGAAAAAAAATTTGAAATTATAGTTCTTTGCTACTTAGATAAATTAATTAAGCAACACCTTTTTTTATTAAATAGTCCACAGTTAAATGTTTTTCTTCGATGATATTGGGCAAGTCTTGAATAATCATGGACGATTTTTTCACAAAAGCATTAGTCCATTTTTCAAACCATTTCAATTGTATCGTAGTAGCTTGATGAGACAGAGAACCATTAAAATTTACCTTACCATTTTTGTCCATAGAAAATTCTCTTAACCATTCCACATCAGGGCGACTATCTTCAAAATTTTTGCCTGTAATAGTCCCACCTAAATACTTACTAGTAATAGATGCAATGGTTTCAAAATTAGTTATGATTTCTCCAATGGTTACTTTTTTGCTAGTGGCAAGATTAAAAGAAGAAACTTTTTGCATTCCTAAGGATTCAGGGTTAAATCCCTTATCAAAACGAGTAGTATTATCATAGGATGCGTCTTTAAAAATACCTCCATTCAGATGAGCGCCATTGAGGAATGCCCCAGATAAGTCTGCTTTATAAAAGTTTGCTCTAGTTAGAAAACTACCCGTAAAATAAGCCTCTTTAACGATTGCTTTTTGGAAATTAACTTTAGTTAGGTAGGCTTTAATTAAGTATGCTCCTGTTAAGTTTGCACCAGTGAGATTTGCCCCACTGAGATTTGCTTCATTGAGATAGCATTTACTCAAGTCAGCACCGCTCAAGTCGGCATCCCTTAAATCAGCATAACTTAAATCGCAACCTCCGAGATTGACTCCTTTTAGTTGAGCGTTTCTAAGGTCAATTCTTCTGAGTTGCAACTTAGGAAAATTTCTTTCCCCTGAGTTATATTGTGCTTGAATATCAATTACTGCGGTGTTTGCTAACATTTTTCTTCCTACCTTAATTTTGTTTTTATTCCTCTCTGTTTTTAGGAACCGTTGTTTATATTAAGTTTTTTGTTATCTATTTATGATTTTTTTTATTTTTTCTTTATATTAACAATTTTTTTGACTAAAATCAGCCTTTTTTTTGAGTTTTTTAACAAAACTTTAACAAATTTTGTTGAAATTTTACATAATAAAAAGTGCAGTATTTATACTCAAAAATAAAAATTTAATTGTGAATTTTTTATGAAGCAGTTTGTCTAAGGATTATGTATTTTCTAACAAGAATAAATTTTATAAACTTAGAGATTATGTCAAAATATCTACCTATGAGACAAAGACGGTCATAATTTCCTAATTATTTTTTTGAAGTTTCTTTATTTTTTGAAGAGTAAACGTAAGTATTTTTAGTGAAGAAACAAAAACGAACTTATTATAAATATACCCAAATTTTCAGAAACGATTTTAATTGGTTAATTGATAAAGGAGGACTAAAAAAATAGCCCTGTCCTTGATTAATGCCTTCAGATATAATCCAATTCAAATCATCATTGTTCTCAATGCCTTCTACATGAACAGTTAAATTCAAAGTTTTTGCTAAAGTTACCATACTATTAACAATCGCCTTTTGTCGAGATTTACGAGCAATATTGTGAATAAATGATTTATCTAATTTAATAACATCAAAGGGAAAATCGTTCAAGTATTTTAAACCTGCATAACCCGTGCCAAAATCATCTAAAGCCAGAGAAATACCCATCTTTTTCAGTTTTACCATCAGTTTTATAACATTAGTGGAATTTTCTAAAAAAATTCCTTCGGTGATTTCTAAACTTAAATTTTGTGGGTAAAACTTGGTTTCTTGAAGAATCTTGATCATATTCCTAAGAAAAAAAGTATCCTGTAGCTGATGAGGAGAAATATTAATGGCTAATTTGAGGGGATACGATAAAAATTCTTGAATGTCTAAACAAGCCTCTCTAATAATCCATTCCCCCAAGGGAAGAATTAATCCACTTTTTTCTGCGATGGGAATGAATTTATCAGGAGAAATTAATCCCCAATAAGGATGATTCCAACGAATTAAAGCCTCCACGGCGACAATCTTGCGGGTGTTAAAACAGATAAATGGTTGGTAATAAAGTTCAAACTGATTTTCAACTAAAGCCTTCGATAATGCTTTTTCCATTGATTCGTAAAACTTCATTGAAAATACATGACATTTCTTATTTTGGTCTTTTTCTGTTTCAAGAGAAGACAAAAAGGGGGAAAATTTAGCCATGTTTATGTATTGAAAAAAACGAGTCTTTTTTTGTAAGTTATATTCTTGATAGTAATGATTAATATCCTGTAGAAAAGAATTTAAATCTGAGCATTCATAGAACATTATTATAAAGAGTTTTAAGTGGGTGAACAGAATTAATTTTACGTTTACTTTACTTTAAGAAAGGCAATAGGGAGTTATTAAATAACCTCAATTCGGTTTAAGAATATCCGATAAGGTTAGGTGTCAGGTGTCAGGTTGCAGGTTGCAGGTAGTAGGTGATGAGGGGAAAGGGGGAAGTAGGGGCGAATGGCCATTCGCCCGTACAGGTATTCGTGGTTTTTCATTCTTAATTCTTAATTCTTAACTATAGAAGAGTCAAATATTTTCACATGAGTTATGAATCAAGATTTAAGAAATTTTTTGCTCTAAATTGTAATTTAGGTACTGTGGAGAAACTATCTTATCTTGTTGTAGGAATATTTTATCTTGTTCTAATAAATCAATAAATCCTTTAACCATAATGGAACAATTTTGAATATAATTTTTCACCCATTCTTGATACCATTTTAATTCAAAATCACTAATGATTTCTGTCAATGCACCTTGATAATGAATTGAGCCTTTATTGGTAATTTTAAAGCTATTAACCCATTCACAATGAGGACGAGATTTTTCCAAATATTTTACTATTATTGATTTACCTAAATAATGAGAACCTGTTTTGCTTAAATAGTTCAAACTATTAACAATTTCGGCAACAGAAATATATCCCCCTTCACTCATTCCATGCTTTTCAGGGAGAAAATGATGATCAAATAAAGTTTGTAGATTATATTCTGCACCTTGAAAAAGAGTCTTGTCTATTATTGCCCGAATCAGACAAGCGTTAGTTAGATTTGCTTCTTGAAAATTTGTTCGGGTTAAATTACTTCCTGTTAAAAATCCATGATTCAAATTAGCCTTTTGAAAATTTCCATAGCTTAAATCACTTTTATTAAGAGAAGTTGCTACTAAATTGGCTTCAGAAAAATAAGAATTTTGTAAATTAGCAGAACTAATATGACTACGATAAAAATTTGTTTTTTTGCATCGGGCTTTGGTTAAGTTAACGTGGTTAAGATTTCCATAACTTAAGTCTGCTTCATTCAATATTGCACCTCTTAAATTACAACCTTTGAGATTTGACCCTTTGAGGCACGATTTACTTAAGTTTGCTCCCCTTAAGTCACAATTTTCGAGATTTGCACAACTTAAATCTGTTTCTGATAGGTCAATGTCTATTAAAGATAGTCCTGAGAGATTAATTCCAGCAAAATTTTGTTTTCTAAAGTTTCTTTTCCCTTTACTATACTTTAACAAAATAATAGTATTGTCATTTCTATCCTTTTTGGTTACTATTTTATCCATTTTTCTTATGTTTCCATACTACTTTTAAGTTAAATATAGATAATTTTTTGTTAAATAGCACTCCTTTTATGATTATTTAATATTTAATATTTTTTTATACTTGTTAACATAAAAAAATAATGTATCTTTATATCCCTAGTGGTTAAATATAAATTTATTTTGTTAAGAATTTTGTTCGTTAAATATAATAGTTAATACCTTTTTTTTGTTATTCAGTAAGTAAATATTGATTTTTGTTGATAATTGTTAATATTTAATGACATTTTTATTTTACTGGTGTTGTTTTCTCTCTGGTTTAACAATTCGCAGGATTTCTTGGTTAATCTGACTGGCGATGCGATCGCCTCTTTTGCCGTATTCTAATTTAATATCATCTACAAAAAAATTAATTTTAAATTCATAATAAAGAAAACCCTCATCATGATTTAAAGCAGTGATCCAAATTTGTGGGTCTTGCCATTTTTTACGCTCTTTAAAACGAGATTTAAACCAATCACTTAACTCCAAAACATAATCATCTAATCGAGTTTCTTCTAATTGAGGATTTGTAATTTTTTGATAAAGTCGATAAGTTCTTTTCTTTAATAAAGTAATTTTTCTTTCCCATTCTTGAGGAATTAAATATAAGTCTTCTTCTTTTAAATTAGGGTCTTTAAGCCAAAAACGATACCATTCTCTTACTAATTCTATCAAACCATCTGGAGCTTGAGATTCAGAAAAAGTAGTATTTAAGAGATTATCAGTATTAATTTCTGAGTTAATATTTAAACCAATTAAAACTAATATTTCTTGATATTCTTGATAAATATTTTCTAGTTCTTCCGATGTTAAACCACCCTTTTCTGCAAACTGTAAAGTAATTACTAAAGCCTCTAAAAATTCTTCAATTTCTTGCAATTTAATATTAACTTTTTGTTCTGCTAAAAGCCTATTTTTTCCACTTATTTGTTGTTCTGTCAAACTGTTATTCGTTTCTTCTTCACATAGATAAAAACGATCAATCAAAGCTATTTTCTTTTCAATATCGGCTAAAGTATCAGGATGTGCTAAGACGGTTTCAGTAATTAAACTTTTTAGATAATCTACTTCTAATTCCGCAGGTATTTCAATGGTTGTAGAATAATAATAATAGGATGTAGGGCGGCTGAGATTAGTAATATTTTGATTTTGCAAAACACTATTAGGTATATAAATATCACAATGATGATTAAATAAGTAAATTTGGGTCACTCTAACTCCGATACGGCACAACATCCCGATAGAACCATCTTCCAATCGCAATACATCTCCGAATTGAAAAGGAGTATCAATTAACAAAACAATACCGCTAAAAAAATTAGCCAATATATCTTTTAGGGCAAAACCAATAATAAAAGTTGCCCCCCCTAAAGCCACCCAAATACCCGTTAAATCCACCCCGAAATTGTTTAAAACAAAAACACCCCCCAGTAAAAAAACCATGACGGGTAAAACTGCTTCTACCAGTGGTAAAAGTACATCATCCCACATGACTTCACTTTGCTTTGTATATTGTTTGAGATAATAAATAATAACTTTTTTGATAATTGCCACTAGCCAATAACTAATTACGACAATTAGACAAGCATTTAAAATCTTTTGCAATATATCCTTGCCAACAAAATTTTCCAAATCATAAAGGGTAAATTTAAGATTAAAAAAAGTAAAAATACTGAGTAAAGGATAACCAGAAATATTTAGGGTAACTAAAGCAATGTCTCTTTCTAAACTGCGAAATAAAGGGCGTAAGAGAAAGAACAAAAAACCGTAAATTAATAAAAATCCTCCTAAATAGACACCTAAGTGCTGAAGGATGAATATATATAGGGGATTGAGACTAAACCAAAATTCTTTCAGCATATTTAAGCAATTACAGGGCTTTATTGTATTGTTTGATACAGAAAAGAGCTAATAAAACATATGAATATTTAACAGTTAATTGATAGGTTAATCAATTATTTATTTATTAACGGTTATCTCACGAGTAAATTGAATTAATAATTATGGTGACGATCCCTAGAAAAAGAGGTCTGAGAAGATCTTTAAAAGAAAATCAAGATAGTATTATTCTTAATTTTATTTCTAAAATAACTAGCAGAATTTCTCCTTATTGGTTGGCTTGTATCCCATTGACGGCGATTATTGTTGCGGTGTGGGATGGTGCGGCAATGGCACAGGGTTACGATGGCCCCGAAGACTTAGAACAAGTGAAAATCGTTTTGGATACAGTGTTTTTACTGTTTTGTTCTGTTTTGGTTATTTTCATGAATGCTGGTTTCGCAATGTTAGAAACTGGTTTCTGTCGCCAAAAAAACGCTGTTAATATTCTAGCGAAAAACTTGATCGTGTTTGCGATCGCAACTATTGCTTATTGGGCAATTGGTTTTGGATTGATGTACGGAGAAGGAAACGGTTTCATCGGTTTACAAGGCTTCTTCTTCAATGGTGATGGTACTCCCTACGGTGATGCAAATTATCCAGAAGCAGTACCTGCGGCTATCTCTTTCTTATTCCAAGTAGCCTTCGCCGCCACTGCCGCTACCATCGTATCTGGTGCGGTAGCTGAAAGGGTTCGATTCGATGCGTTTTTAATCTTCAGTGCGTTATTAGTAGCCATTTCCTACGCTGTTACAGGGCATTGGGTTTGGGATGGTGGTTGGTTAAGTGAATTAGGCTTCTCTGACTTTGCTGGTTCAACAGTGGTTCACTCTGTTGGTGGATGGGCGGCTTTAGTGGGTGCCGCAGTATTAGGACCTCGTCAAGGGAAATATTCCTCTGATGGTAAAGTTAGTGCTATCCCCGGTCACAATATGAGTATTGCTACTCTCGGATGTTTAATTCTCTGGATTGGTTGGTTTGGTTTCAACCCCGGTTCTGAATTAGCCGCTACTGCTAACGTTCCTTATATCGCTGTTACTACTAACTTAGCCGCCGCCGCTGGTGGTATCACCGCAACTTTTACTTCTTGGTTAAAAGACGGCAAACCCGATCTTTCTATGATTATTAACGGTATCTTAGCTGGTTTAGTCGGTATTACTGCAGGATGTGCTAGTGTTGGTTATTTCAGTTCTATTATCATTGGTGCGATCGCAGGTATAATCGTCGTCTATTCCGTTGCCATGTTTGACCAAGTATTAAAAATTGATGACCCTGTAGGTGCAACCTCTGTTCACTTAGTTTGCGGTATTTGGGGAACTTTAGCGGTGGGTATCTTTGCCACTGAGGGCGGATTGTTAACAGGAGGCGGAGTAGCTCTTCTCATCAATCAGATTATTGGTATCTTATCCATCGGTGGTTTTACCGTCGCTTTTAGCTTCATCGTTTGGTACGCTCTCCAAGCAACCGTTGGTATTCGAGTTTCTGGCGAAGAAGAAGTCAAAGGTTTGGATATTGGCGAACATGGTATGGAGGCTTACAGTGGCTTTGTCAAAGAAGCTGATATTCTTTCTGGAGGCTTTTCTTCTAGCTATAGCGATGAAGTTGGCTCAGAAGTGTAACTCAACTAAGTAGATTTATTATTTAGCAGTAACTTTTAAGTTATTTATTAAGTTCAGAAAAAATGAGGGTAGGACAGTCGTTCTATCCTTTTTTATTGCCTTTCAACACAATATTATTAACAAAACTTTACAATAATTGCTCAAAGATGAACCGATTTTGAGAGAAAATAATTAGGGTATAAATCAGAACCTCAAAAATACTAAGAAAAAATATTTGTTTCAAAATTATGAAAAAATTTGTTTTAATTTTCATTGTCGGGGTTATTTTTGCATGGCAATCCTTTGTCGGTAGCGCAAATGCTTTAAGTTTAAGTGAAGAAATTCGTACTATTCCCCTGAATGAGTCTGGAGAAACTATTACTTTATCTAACCAAGAGGCGTTAAAAGGTTCTCGTTTATTTGTAAGTAATTGTGCTCAATGTCACATTCAAGGTAAAACCAAAACTAATCCCAACGTCAGTTTAAGTAAAGAGGCTTTAGCTAATGCTTTACCTGCAAGAGACAACTTAGTTGGTTTAATGGACTATATCGAGCATCCTACTAGCTATGACGGGGAAGAAGATCTTACTTTATTACACGTAAATACAGAACGCCCTGACCTTTGGCCCGAAATCAGAAACTATAGTGAGGATGATATTAAAGCCGTTGCTGGTCATATTTTAATTCAAGCATTTTCTGATCCCAAATGGGGTAATTTATCTCTCATTGATAACTAAAAATAAGTTCGGAGTTCAGAAAGAGATTTCAGGTTGCCGGTTGCTGGTGTTAGGGTGTTGGGGGGATAAGGAGAGAGGGGGAAACAAGTAATGGGTAATGAGGATAAGTAGAGCCAATTAAATAAAAGAAAGTTTGTAGTTAGCCCTTTAGGGGTTTTAACGTTCTTGAAATAAGGGCTGAAGCCCTTACTGCTAACCGAGCCTATTTTACGTTTAATTAAGTGGAGCTACTTAAAAGTTAAGAGTTTTTAACTGTTCACTATTCACCTTTGCCCGTTGTCCTTTTAACTTGCCCTTTTCTTAATTCATAATTACTAATTCCTAATTTTTTACTATGGCAACGGTTACACTACAAAACATTGCCCGTTCGTATAATCAAGTAAAAGTTATTAGCAATATAACCTTTGAAGTACCTGATGGAGAATTTTGGGTTTTAGTAGGTCCTTCGGGTTGTGGTAAGTCAACGATTTTGAGAAGTATTGCAGGATTAGAGTCTATTAGTGAGGGAAATCTCTATTTTGATGGTGTTTTAATGAATGAAATTCCCGCTAGAGAAAGAGATGTGGCGATGGTTTTTCAAAATTATGCTTTATATCCTCATTTAACTGTTGCTGATAATCTTGGTTTTGGCTTAAGAATGCGGGGAGAAAAAAAGTCGCTGATAGATAATAAAATTAAACAAGTGGCAGAAATTCTTGATATTGGTCATCTTTTAATGCGTAAACCCAAACAGCTATCGGGAGGGCAACAACAAAGAGTTGCTTTAGGTAGGGCGATTATTAGACAACCAAAGGTATTTTTGTTAGATGAGCCTTTATCTAATTTAGACGCAAAATTAAGAGATCAAACAAGGACAGAATTAAAAAAATTACATTCTCAAGTGGGTATTACTACAGTTTATGTTACCCATGATCAAGTTGAGGCTATGACATTAGGCGATCGCATCGTGGTTTTAAATCAGGGTAGAATACAGCAAATAGGTACACCAGCAGAAATTTATCAAAACCCAGTCAATCGCATGGTAGCTACTTTTTTAGGCACACCATCCATGAATATCATCCCTGTTACCTACCACGATGGAGCATTTTGGATTAATGAACAACAATCCCTCCGATTACCTCCTCCTTTTCTCAAGCAATACAATTTTCATAACGGACAAGGTTGGGATTTAGGTATTCGCCCAGAATATATTACCTTAGTAAAGGATCAAGAAAATGCTCTTGATAATTTTCTTGTGACAACAGTTGAAGTTATCGAACCATTAGGAAAAGAAGTTTTAGTTAATGCTAAGATAGTTGACTCAGAGATTAACATTAATTTACAATTACCCATTCAGTGGCAAGGGAAAATGGGTGATGAACTAAAACTCCAACTAGATTTAGAGCAAATTTATCTTTTTGAACCTACTACTGGGGAAATAATAATTAGTAATTAATTAAAACCGTTAAACCTGACACCTGATACCTAAAACCTAAAACCTGACACCTAACACCTCTCAATTGTTGATTATTAGTTGTTAATTGAATTAAATGTCTAAAGCCAAAATTTTACAACCAGACCTTGTATTGGGAGATATAGTTATTCATATCACCCCAGATGTGATCCAAAGACATAATTTGAAAGGCTTAATTCTCGATGTGGATGAAACCTTAGTTCCTTGGAATGAGCGGATTATTTCCCCTGAATTATTAACATGGGTGGAAGAAATACGCCCTTATGTAGATCTTTGGCTTGTAAGTAACAATCTTAGTCAAAATCGTATTGCAACCATCGCACAATACCTTAATTTGCCCTTCATTTATGGTGCAGGTAAACCTTCTCGTCGCAAACTTAGAGAAGCCGTTAAAGCCATGAATCTACCCTTAGAACAAATTGCTATGGTGGGCGATCGCCTCTTTACTGATGTATTAGCAGGTAATAGACTAGGGGTTTTTACTATTTTAGTAGAGCCAATGATTTCTCCCCATGCTCCGAAAAAATTTTCTATCCGCAATTTTGAGGTTTGGATTTCCCAACAATTAGGAGTTTCTCTTCATAAAAATTAAAACAAATTAATATTTATTTACAAAAGGCGATATAAATTTATAAAATCTAAAAAAAATATTAAGAAACTCCATATAAATTCAAAAACGTGTAAATATAGTTCCTGAGGATAAAATGAGGTCAGCCTTAATAAAGACCTTAAACATAAATAAGTCTATATAAAAAACCGAGGCTTCTTCTTGAAAGGGAGGAAGCCTTTATATTTTTTTAAAATTAATAAGACTAATTCCTAATTTTTGATTTGGTTTCCCTAACGATAAAAACGAGAAAAAATCTTTTTCTGACTACCTTTTTTCTCCCAGTGGGAAATAGTAGTTAGCAAAAAATAAACTAAGACGATATACAACAAAGCAATTAATGGTATTAGCATAGATAAACCCCCATGGTAATGGTTCAAGTAAATGGTGAATATTAATCAAGAATCCTTCCATCTTTGATTCAATAAGTGAAAAAGAATAAATTGATACCAAACCGACTAGGACTTAGTTTTATAACAATAGAAAACTGTCCTAAACTCAATAAGATAGACCTCTGGGCAAAATCAAAAAAACCAAACCCACTGAGGTAGATTTTGGGGGATAATTTTGTCTGCTTAATAATTAGTATGTATATTTTTTACTTAGACCAAAGCTGAAATGATTATATTGTTCTATCAAAAATAATGGGTTTAAAATTCTGTCTTTAGAGACGAGTAATTTTTGCTGTATCAAACTACTTGCAGAAATCACCTTGCCCATTACATCATTTAGCTTTGCCCTTTGGACTGTTTTTGTAGTAAATAACTAGCTTTTTAAACTACTTATCAACCACTAAAAATATTGTCTATCTTCTTCAAAGCATTTGTTACTATACTTAATTATTAATTATCACTAAAAGTGCGATCGCCCTTGATTAACTTAATTATTTCAGAAACAACTTACAGAGTTTCATCCATCTTCTGGCTAATCTAAAAAATAATGCTAATAGTCAAAAAACTATATCTAACCATTAGAGAGGAATAAAAATCAAATAAAACGAAAATATCTTTATTCTTCTCCAAATTATTTTTTGACTGTAACAAGAAATTTCCAATCAAGCCCTTCTCAATCGATGGAGAATTCGGATTCTTTCTTTCAAGTAATCTAGGGAAATTGCGACTTTATGGACAAACTCCCCTCTATTTCATAGAATAACATAGATTAAAAAAAAATGGGGAAAAATAAAAAAAAAATTACAAATCCTCAAAACATTATTATATAAGCATTTCCACCATAGTAGCACTAAAAAAAACAAGAAAAAATCTTGTTAAGTAGATCTAACAGGGGAAACCATAGCTTAAAATAACAATAAGATATGTAAACTTTCGTAAACTATTTTTAGCTATTCTACTCATCAATGACAACTGCAACCTCGATATTCACCCCTGTAGAAAAAGACTTATCAATTCTGATTGATAACTTAACCAGCCTAGTTCAAGCCCAACATCCCATCTTAGGGGCGGCGGCAGAGCATTTATTCACGGCTGGTGGAAAAAGAATTCGTCCCGCTATTGTGCTATTAGTATCAAGAGCAACAATGAAAGGAGATGACTTAACTCCTCGTCATCGTCGTTTAGCAGAAATAACAGAAATGATTCATACTGCCAGTTTAGTTCATGATGATGTAGTAGATGAAGCAGAGTTAAGAAGACAAGTAGCAACCGTCAATAGTTTATTTGGTAATCGTGTAGCAGTATTAGCTGGGGACTTTCTTTTTGCGCAGTCTTCATGGTATTTGGCTAATTTAGATAATCTACAGGTAGTCAAGCTATTGTCAGAGGTAATTAGGGATTTTGCAGAAGGGGAAATTCAACAAGGTTTAAGTTGTTTTGACACTAATGTTAGTTTAGAAAAATATTTACAGAAAAGTTATTTTAAAACAGCTTCTTTGATTGCCAATAGTGCAAAAGCCGCCGCTATATTGAGTGATGCAGGAGAAGGAATTGCAAATCAAATTTATAGTTACGGACGTAATATCGGTTTAGCTTTTCAAATAGTAGATGATATTCTTGACTTTACCTCTCCTACAGAAGTATTGGGTAAACCAGCAGGTTCAGATTTAGCCTGTGGTAATTTAACTGCCCCTGTATTATTTGCTATGGAAGAAAAACCTTCCCTTAGTATCCTTATTGAGAGGGAATTCAGTGAAGAAGGAGATTTAGATCAGGCTTTAGCTTTAGTTTACGATAGTAACGGTATTGAAAAAGCGAGAGATTTAGCACATCAGCATAGTCAGTTAGCCTTAAAAGAGTTGCAATATTTACCTTCTTGCCCTGCCACTGATTCTTTAAGAGAGCTAACAGATTACGTATTAAGTCGAATTAAGTAATTTATCAAAAAAACTTTGGACTCTATTACTTTGAATATGTAAATTATTAGTTAGGGTAGGCTGAAAGGCAAGAGGCAATAGGCAATAGGGGATTATTAAATAATAATTTATAAACTTTTAGTTTTTATTTTACTATAAACACTATTCAATAAAAGTTATGGGAGTTATTTTTTATTAATTTATCATAACCACACTCTGAAGAACCATAATTTATAGACTTTTATTTTACTATGAAAACTATTCAATAAATGTTATACAAGTTATTCTCTATCAATTTATCATAACCACTTTAGAACTGAAATCTTGCACAAGGATATTAATACTATAAAGCTAAATATTTAAAATCAATGTTAATGTTTTTTTATCAATTTTTATTACTTTTCCCTGTTTTGCACCTTTATCAGTCAAGATATGAGTATAAAAACTATTCTATTTTTTATTCCATTTTTTTGAATATAAAATTATCTAAATCATCTAATATTTTATGAGCG
This is a stretch of genomic DNA from Cyanobacterium aponinum PCC 10605. It encodes these proteins:
- a CDS encoding pentapeptide repeat-containing protein; the encoded protein is MLANTAVIDIQAQYNSGERNFPKLQLRRIDLRNAQLKGVNLGGCDLSYADLRDADLSGADLSKCYLNEANLSGANLTGANLTGAYLIKAYLTKVNFQKAIVKEAYFTGSFLTRANFYKADLSGAFLNGAHLNGGIFKDASYDNTTRFDKGFNPESLGMQKVSSFNLATSKKVTIGEIITNFETIASITSKYLGGTITGKNFEDSRPDVEWLREFSMDKNGKVNFNGSLSHQATTIQLKWFEKWTNAFVKKSSMIIQDLPNIIEEKHLTVDYLIKKGVA
- a CDS encoding putative bifunctional diguanylate cyclase/phosphodiesterase; protein product: MAKFSPFLSSLETEKDQNKKCHVFSMKFYESMEKALSKALVENQFELYYQPFICFNTRKIVAVEALIRWNHPYWGLISPDKFIPIAEKSGLILPLGEWIIREACLDIQEFLSYPLKLAINISPHQLQDTFFLRNMIKILQETKFYPQNLSLEITEGIFLENSTNVIKLMVKLKKMGISLALDDFGTGYAGLKYLNDFPFDVIKLDKSFIHNIARKSRQKAIVNSMVTLAKTLNLTVHVEGIENNDDLNWIISEGINQGQGYFFSPPLSINQLKSFLKIWVYL
- a CDS encoding pentapeptide repeat-containing protein translates to MDKIVTKKDRNDNTIILLKYSKGKRNFRKQNFAGINLSGLSLIDIDLSETDLSCANLENCDLRGANLSKSCLKGSNLKGCNLRGAILNEADLSYGNLNHVNLTKARCKKTNFYRSHISSANLQNSYFSEANLVATSLNKSDLSYGNFQKANLNHGFLTGSNLTRTNFQEANLTNACLIRAIIDKTLFQGAEYNLQTLFDHHFLPEKHGMSEGGYISVAEIVNSLNYLSKTGSHYLGKSIIVKYLEKSRPHCEWVNSFKITNKGSIHYQGALTEIISDFELKWYQEWVKNYIQNCSIMVKGFIDLLEQDKIFLQQDKIVSPQYLNYNLEQKIS
- a CDS encoding mechanosensitive ion channel family protein, with the protein product MLKEFWFSLNPLYIFILQHLGVYLGGFLLIYGFLFFLLRPLFRSLERDIALVTLNISGYPLLSIFTFFNLKFTLYDLENFVGKDILQKILNACLIVVISYWLVAIIKKVIIYYLKQYTKQSEVMWDDVLLPLVEAVLPVMVFLLGGVFVLNNFGVDLTGIWVALGGATFIIGFALKDILANFFSGIVLLIDTPFQFGDVLRLEDGSIGMLCRIGVRVTQIYLFNHHCDIYIPNSVLQNQNITNLSRPTSYYYYSTTIEIPAELEVDYLKSLITETVLAHPDTLADIEKKIALIDRFYLCEEETNNSLTEQQISGKNRLLAEQKVNIKLQEIEEFLEALVITLQFAEKGGLTSEELENIYQEYQEILVLIGLNINSEINTDNLLNTTFSESQAPDGLIELVREWYRFWLKDPNLKEEDLYLIPQEWERKITLLKKRTYRLYQKITNPQLEETRLDDYVLELSDWFKSRFKERKKWQDPQIWITALNHDEGFLYYEFKINFFVDDIKLEYGKRGDRIASQINQEILRIVKPERKQHQ
- a CDS encoding ammonium transporter, translated to MVTIPRKRGLRRSLKENQDSIILNFISKITSRISPYWLACIPLTAIIVAVWDGAAMAQGYDGPEDLEQVKIVLDTVFLLFCSVLVIFMNAGFAMLETGFCRQKNAVNILAKNLIVFAIATIAYWAIGFGLMYGEGNGFIGLQGFFFNGDGTPYGDANYPEAVPAAISFLFQVAFAATAATIVSGAVAERVRFDAFLIFSALLVAISYAVTGHWVWDGGWLSELGFSDFAGSTVVHSVGGWAALVGAAVLGPRQGKYSSDGKVSAIPGHNMSIATLGCLILWIGWFGFNPGSELAATANVPYIAVTTNLAAAAGGITATFTSWLKDGKPDLSMIINGILAGLVGITAGCASVGYFSSIIIGAIAGIIVVYSVAMFDQVLKIDDPVGATSVHLVCGIWGTLAVGIFATEGGLLTGGGVALLINQIIGILSIGGFTVAFSFIVWYALQATVGIRVSGEEEVKGLDIGEHGMEAYSGFVKEADILSGGFSSSYSDEVGSEV
- a CDS encoding c-type cytochrome → MKKFVLIFIVGVIFAWQSFVGSANALSLSEEIRTIPLNESGETITLSNQEALKGSRLFVSNCAQCHIQGKTKTNPNVSLSKEALANALPARDNLVGLMDYIEHPTSYDGEEDLTLLHVNTERPDLWPEIRNYSEDDIKAVAGHILIQAFSDPKWGNLSLIDN
- a CDS encoding ABC transporter ATP-binding protein, giving the protein MATVTLQNIARSYNQVKVISNITFEVPDGEFWVLVGPSGCGKSTILRSIAGLESISEGNLYFDGVLMNEIPARERDVAMVFQNYALYPHLTVADNLGFGLRMRGEKKSLIDNKIKQVAEILDIGHLLMRKPKQLSGGQQQRVALGRAIIRQPKVFLLDEPLSNLDAKLRDQTRTELKKLHSQVGITTVYVTHDQVEAMTLGDRIVVLNQGRIQQIGTPAEIYQNPVNRMVATFLGTPSMNIIPVTYHDGAFWINEQQSLRLPPPFLKQYNFHNGQGWDLGIRPEYITLVKDQENALDNFLVTTVEVIEPLGKEVLVNAKIVDSEININLQLPIQWQGKMGDELKLQLDLEQIYLFEPTTGEIIISN